A single region of the Sphingobium sp. TKS genome encodes:
- a CDS encoding ferritin-like domain-containing protein → MEHIVSSRRSMIGIASTGLLSVAAIGILGNAPALARTHGRKPGTAAHQGDIDILNVALGLELEAIEAYQIGAESGLLQKPVLDVALLFQGHHKGHRDALASAITQLGGHPVSPKSRAEYLTSLNIAAIKTQEDVLRLAQAHEKGAANAYIGVIPSFGSRDLAQVSARIAADEAAHWALLSSTLGEGLPKAALMFG, encoded by the coding sequence ATGGAACACATTGTCTCGTCGCGCCGCAGCATGATCGGAATTGCCAGCACCGGACTGCTGTCGGTCGCAGCCATTGGCATTCTGGGCAATGCCCCTGCCCTTGCCCGCACCCACGGTCGGAAGCCAGGCACGGCGGCCCATCAGGGCGACATCGATATACTCAATGTCGCCCTCGGGCTCGAGCTGGAGGCAATCGAAGCCTACCAGATCGGCGCGGAAAGCGGACTATTGCAGAAGCCGGTGCTTGATGTCGCACTGCTGTTCCAGGGACACCACAAGGGACACCGCGACGCCTTGGCCAGTGCGATCACTCAGCTCGGCGGTCACCCGGTGTCCCCCAAATCGCGGGCAGAATACCTGACCAGTCTGAACATCGCCGCAATCAAGACGCAGGAAGACGTACTGAGGTTGGCTCAAGCGCATGAGAAGGGTGCGGCCAATGCGTACATCGGCGTCATCCCCTCGTTCGGAAGCCGCGATCTGGCGCAAGTGAGCGCCAGGATCGCTGCCGACGAAGCGGCCCATTGGGCGCTGCTATCTTCGACGCTCGGCGAAGGTTTGCCCAAGGCCGCACTGATGTTCGGCTAG
- the metB gene encoding cystathionine gamma-synthase, with protein sequence MTDDKADSCPETIAAAFGVASDPAFGAVAPPLYLSTTYEFAGFEQPRAYDYGRAGNPTRDLLAEAIAKLEGGAGAVITASGMAAVDLLVSRLPAGAQVVAPHDCYGGTIRLLKARAELGQIGLRLVDQADAGAFASALRERPRLVLVETPSNPLMRIVDIRSICTMAHEVQAEVAVDNTFLSPAIQQPLALGADYVIHSTTKYLNGHSDVIGGAVVAADAVQVEALRHWANVVGSTGAPFDAWLTLRGLRTLFPRMEWQQANAMAVAHYLESHAAVAKVHYPGLPSHAGHAVASRQQRGFGAMLSFELVGGIEAVKCFIAAVGCFTLAESLGGVESLVAHPATMTHADMGAEARALAGISDNLLRLSVGIEAEQDLIVGLGQGLAACGG encoded by the coding sequence ATGACTGACGACAAGGCCGATAGCTGCCCTGAGACGATTGCCGCCGCGTTCGGGGTCGCCAGTGATCCAGCGTTTGGAGCGGTCGCGCCGCCACTCTATCTTTCTACGACCTACGAATTTGCCGGATTTGAGCAGCCGCGAGCCTACGACTATGGACGCGCCGGCAACCCGACGCGGGATCTCCTTGCGGAGGCTATCGCCAAGCTCGAGGGTGGGGCAGGCGCGGTAATCACTGCGAGTGGAATGGCGGCGGTCGATCTCCTCGTCAGCCGCCTGCCCGCCGGCGCGCAGGTCGTGGCCCCGCACGACTGCTATGGCGGCACGATCCGCCTGCTCAAGGCCCGCGCCGAGCTTGGCCAGATCGGCCTTCGCCTTGTCGATCAGGCTGACGCCGGGGCTTTCGCGTCGGCACTTCGGGAGCGGCCGAGACTGGTGCTCGTCGAAACGCCCAGCAACCCCCTGATGCGGATCGTCGACATCCGGTCAATCTGTACCATGGCACACGAGGTGCAAGCCGAGGTGGCGGTCGACAACACGTTTCTTTCGCCGGCCATCCAGCAGCCGCTTGCGCTGGGGGCCGATTACGTCATCCACTCCACCACGAAATACCTGAACGGCCATTCCGATGTGATCGGCGGCGCCGTTGTCGCGGCCGATGCCGTGCAGGTCGAGGCGCTGCGCCATTGGGCTAACGTCGTGGGCAGTACTGGCGCGCCATTCGACGCCTGGCTGACCCTGCGCGGATTGCGTACGCTGTTCCCGCGAATGGAGTGGCAGCAGGCCAACGCAATGGCCGTTGCGCACTATCTCGAATCCCATGCAGCAGTAGCGAAGGTCCATTATCCGGGGCTGCCCTCGCACGCGGGCCATGCCGTGGCGAGCCGCCAGCAGCGCGGCTTCGGCGCGATGCTGAGCTTCGAACTGGTCGGTGGGATCGAGGCCGTGAAGTGCTTCATCGCCGCGGTGGGTTGCTTCACGCTCGCGGAATCGCTGGGTGGGGTCGAAAGCCTTGTCGCCCACCCGGCAACCATGACCCATGCCGACATGGGCGCCGAGGCGCGTGCTCTTGCCGGGATCAGCGATAATCTGCTGCGGTTGTCTGTCGGCATAGAGGCCGAGCAGGATCTCATTGTCGGACTGGGACAAGGGTTGGCAGCATGTGGTGGTTGA
- a CDS encoding pirin family protein, with the protein MIELVIDKRIRDLGGGFEVGRVLPFARRRMIGPFIFFDQMGPLDLAPGIPDRLDVRPHPHIGLSTVTYLFSGALTHRDSLGFHQEIRPGEVNWMVAGSGITHSERLEYARAHGAHMHGIQAWVALPVEHEETAPAFYHHEGADLQEWQDAGLRGRLIAGAADSLAAGVPTHSPLFYQHLEMEPGARHLVTMAYPERAVYVASGQAEVAGQVLNAGQMAVLTPASAADIQALEPSIIMVLGGEPVGERFMFWNFVSSSKERLEQAKEDWRQQRMKLPVGDDLEFIPLPEDKPAGTGASK; encoded by the coding sequence GTGATCGAACTCGTCATCGACAAGCGCATTCGTGATCTGGGCGGCGGCTTCGAAGTGGGCCGCGTGCTGCCTTTCGCCCGCCGCCGGATGATCGGTCCTTTCATCTTCTTCGACCAGATGGGCCCGCTGGATCTTGCGCCCGGCATACCTGACCGACTGGACGTGCGCCCCCATCCGCATATCGGTCTTTCGACCGTGACCTATCTCTTCAGCGGTGCGTTGACCCACCGGGACAGCCTTGGCTTTCATCAGGAAATCCGCCCCGGCGAGGTGAACTGGATGGTCGCGGGCAGCGGCATTACTCATAGCGAGCGGCTGGAATATGCCCGCGCCCACGGTGCGCACATGCATGGCATCCAGGCCTGGGTCGCCTTGCCGGTGGAGCATGAGGAAACTGCGCCCGCCTTCTACCACCACGAGGGTGCAGATCTGCAGGAATGGCAGGACGCAGGCCTGCGCGGACGCCTGATTGCCGGTGCCGCCGATAGCCTTGCCGCAGGGGTTCCGACCCATTCCCCACTATTCTACCAACACCTCGAGATGGAGCCCGGCGCGCGCCACTTGGTCACTATGGCTTATCCGGAACGCGCGGTATACGTGGCGAGCGGGCAGGCGGAAGTCGCGGGCCAAGTGCTGAACGCAGGACAAATGGCCGTGCTCACCCCCGCCAGTGCGGCCGACATTCAGGCGTTGGAGCCCTCGATCATCATGGTGTTGGGCGGCGAGCCGGTCGGCGAGCGGTTCATGTTCTGGAATTTCGTGTCCTCGTCGAAGGAGCGACTAGAACAGGCCAAGGAAGACTGGCGGCAGCAGCGCATGAAGCTGCCCGTTGGCGATGATCTGGAATTCATTCCCCTGCCGGAAGACAAGCCGGCCGGGACCGGAGCGAGCAAATGA
- a CDS encoding OsmC family protein — protein sequence MTDVTIAHVSDAPPTQAQGSPFAMAIEVSGHQILGDEPPAMGGLDLGPAPYDLLTAALAECTAMTVRWFARQKDWPLDHVEVVVYHEKAEVEGHPGRIDTFRKSVSVSGDLSEDQRTRLLEVAARCPVHKTLEGAVQIATVSDIA from the coding sequence ATGACTGACGTTACCATCGCCCACGTATCCGATGCGCCCCCGACTCAGGCGCAAGGCAGCCCGTTCGCCATGGCTATCGAAGTTTCAGGGCACCAAATCCTCGGCGACGAACCGCCCGCAATGGGAGGACTCGACCTTGGACCTGCGCCATACGACCTGCTCACCGCGGCCCTGGCGGAATGCACGGCGATGACCGTGCGCTGGTTTGCGCGTCAGAAGGACTGGCCGCTCGATCATGTCGAAGTGGTGGTGTACCATGAAAAGGCCGAAGTGGAAGGCCACCCCGGCAGGATCGACACCTTTCGCAAGAGCGTGTCGGTTTCAGGCGATCTTTCGGAAGATCAGCGGACCCGCCTGCTGGAGGTCGCTGCCCGGTGCCCGGTCCACAAGACGCTGGAAGGGGCCGTCCAGATCGCCACGGTTTCCGACATCGCATAG
- a CDS encoding NADPH-dependent assimilatory sulfite reductase hemoprotein subunit, translating to MTRSIDRSRDLSQPLDRLSADERMKDASDYLRGTIDEGLLDRITGAMPCADDVKLMKFHGIYQQDDRDLRDERRRQKLEPAYQFMIRVRLPGGVCTPAQWLKLDELARAHGGETLRVTTRQTFQFHWVLKNRLQPVIQGLHDALLDTIAACGDDSRGVMCTVDPQASRFHAEVAAMAKRVSDHVIPKTRAYHEIWYGEERIASSGPEDPFYGRTYMPRKFKIGFALPPSNDIDVYAQDLGFIAIGGPDGLEGFNVVIGGGMGRTDQAPETYPRLASLIGFVPASQVIACADAVMAVQRDYGDRKDRQRARFKYTIDDKGQDWIKAEIERVMDAPFGEPRSFIFTSNGDTPGWSATPDGRQHRTIFVENGRLDRKLLDAFRDLARIHRGTFRLTPNQNLIVAGVKPEDRPAIDAVLGDHGLGTDTFSALRRNAIACVALPTCGLAMAESERYMPSLIARIESILASHGLSAEPITIRMSGCPNGCSRPYIAEIGLTGRAPGKYNLYLGGGFHGQRLNRMVRENVGEAAILELLDDVIGRYSRERKPDERFGDFTIRAGIVREVTEGRFFND from the coding sequence ATGACGAGGAGCATCGACCGAAGCCGCGACCTTTCCCAGCCGCTTGATCGTCTGAGCGCCGATGAGCGCATGAAGGACGCGAGCGATTACCTGCGCGGCACAATCGACGAGGGTCTGCTCGATCGCATAACCGGGGCCATGCCTTGTGCCGACGACGTGAAGTTGATGAAGTTCCACGGGATATACCAGCAGGACGACCGCGACCTGCGCGACGAGCGTCGGCGACAGAAACTTGAACCGGCTTACCAGTTCATGATCCGCGTACGACTGCCGGGTGGTGTCTGCACGCCGGCGCAGTGGCTGAAACTCGACGAACTCGCCCGGGCCCACGGCGGCGAAACCCTGCGGGTCACCACCCGCCAGACGTTCCAGTTCCACTGGGTACTCAAGAACCGCCTGCAGCCGGTGATCCAGGGGCTTCACGACGCCCTGCTCGACACCATCGCCGCCTGCGGCGACGACAGCCGCGGGGTGATGTGCACGGTCGATCCCCAGGCCTCCCGCTTTCACGCCGAGGTTGCTGCCATGGCAAAGCGGGTGAGCGATCACGTCATCCCGAAAACCCGGGCCTACCACGAAATATGGTATGGTGAGGAACGGATCGCGTCCTCCGGGCCGGAGGATCCGTTCTATGGCCGCACCTACATGCCGCGAAAGTTCAAGATCGGCTTCGCGCTGCCGCCCTCGAACGATATCGATGTCTATGCGCAAGACCTGGGGTTCATCGCCATCGGCGGACCGGACGGGCTGGAAGGATTCAACGTCGTCATCGGCGGCGGCATGGGGCGCACCGATCAGGCACCGGAAACCTATCCGCGCCTCGCCAGCCTTATCGGCTTCGTGCCCGCAAGTCAGGTGATCGCCTGCGCCGATGCGGTGATGGCGGTGCAGCGGGATTATGGCGACCGCAAGGACCGCCAGCGCGCCCGCTTCAAGTACACCATCGACGACAAGGGACAGGATTGGATCAAGGCAGAGATTGAGCGCGTGATGGATGCGCCGTTCGGGGAACCGCGATCCTTCATCTTCACCTCCAACGGCGATACGCCTGGCTGGAGTGCCACGCCTGATGGGCGGCAGCACCGCACCATATTCGTCGAGAATGGCCGGCTCGATCGCAAACTTCTGGATGCCTTTCGTGACCTGGCGCGAATCCATCGTGGCACCTTCCGCCTGACTCCCAACCAGAACCTGATCGTCGCCGGCGTGAAGCCGGAGGACCGACCAGCCATCGACGCGGTTCTGGGCGATCACGGCCTTGGCACCGACACATTCTCTGCCTTGCGCCGCAATGCCATCGCCTGCGTCGCCCTGCCCACCTGCGGCCTCGCCATGGCGGAAAGCGAGCGGTACATGCCATCGTTGATCGCCCGGATCGAGAGCATCCTGGCGAGCCATGGTCTGTCTGCCGAACCGATCACGATCCGCATGAGCGGTTGTCCGAACGGCTGTTCGCGGCCCTACATCGCCGAGATCGGTTTGACCGGCCGGGCGCCGGGCAAGTACAACCTTTATCTCGGTGGTGGCTTCCACGGCCAGCGTCTCAATCGCATGGTGCGCGAGAATGTGGGCGAGGCGGCGATCCTCGAACTCCTGGACGATGTGATTGGCCGCTATTCCCGCGAACGGAAGCCGGACGAGCGCTTCGGTGATTTCACCATCCGCGCAGGTATCGTCCGCGAGGTGACGGAAGGACGTTTCTTCAATGACTGA
- a CDS encoding c-type cytochrome gives MNAHHALIPRARFLVAASFALCGTTVFAAPGDAVRGATIYTANCGSCHSLDANRVGPAHRGIYGRKAGSAPGYAYSTPVKNSRIIWNANNLDRWLRDPRSVIPGTKMAFRLTDAQKRADVIAYLRQQSAGVR, from the coding sequence ATGAATGCTCACCATGCCCTGATTCCAAGGGCAAGGTTCCTTGTAGCAGCGAGTTTCGCACTTTGCGGGACAACGGTTTTCGCCGCCCCCGGTGACGCGGTACGTGGGGCGACAATCTATACCGCCAATTGCGGCAGTTGCCATTCACTCGACGCCAACCGCGTCGGACCTGCTCACCGAGGTATTTATGGCCGCAAGGCCGGATCGGCGCCCGGCTACGCCTATTCGACGCCTGTCAAAAATTCTCGTATCATCTGGAACGCAAACAATCTCGATCGCTGGCTTCGGGATCCCCGCAGCGTAATTCCGGGCACGAAAATGGCGTTTCGTTTGACTGATGCCCAGAAGCGTGCCGATGTCATTGCCTATTTGCGCCAGCAAAGCGCCGGAGTTCGATAA
- a CDS encoding assimilatory sulfite reductase (NADPH) flavoprotein subunit, with translation MAVNEVPGAVLAARQWQLVQALAAGLAPPQAQWLSGYFAGLGAVLPAAAASGTGPGPASRSLTILYGTETGNAADVARAAEAAALARGLAAAAVDMADYKVRQLVHEEDLLIVVSTYGEGDPPQPAAGFFEFVEGRKAPKLPGLRFAVLALGDSTYEHYCQAGKRLDRRLEELGARRISDRVDCDVDYEDAAAAWTQAVIAQIAAVAPQGAIPAAVLPGSAIAAARHDKRNPFPAAVIENIAIVGRGSTKETRHVEFSLAGSALAYEPGDALGIAAENDPAVVAALLGALSLPPDAALEIKGQTLTLGEALTRRFEITAATPRFLDYWAMLSEATALRQLQDADRPGERAVFLRTHHIVDIVRRFPVGAVMPQGLVSALRPLQPRLYSLASSLSAAPDEAHLTVAPVRYALHGEQRSGVASGLLADRADPDTVLPIYVQANPHFRLPADDVPIIMIGAGTGVAPYRAFLQEREARGAAGQSWLFLGERNFRTDFLYQTEWQAWLKDGTLGRMDVAFSRDGQEKVYVQHRMRERARDIFAWLEDGAHVYVCGDAAHLAPDVHAALVEIVASEARTGCEAAEDYVRSLQADHRYQRDVY, from the coding sequence ATGGCGGTAAATGAAGTGCCCGGTGCGGTCTTGGCCGCCAGACAATGGCAGTTGGTCCAGGCATTGGCGGCCGGCCTGGCGCCGCCGCAGGCGCAATGGCTCAGCGGCTACTTCGCCGGCCTTGGCGCGGTGCTTCCTGCCGCGGCGGCGAGCGGGACTGGTCCTGGGCCGGCGTCGCGTTCGCTTACGATCCTCTATGGGACCGAGACAGGCAATGCAGCCGACGTGGCGAGGGCCGCCGAGGCGGCTGCGCTTGCGCGGGGGCTGGCGGCTGCGGCGGTGGACATGGCCGACTACAAGGTGCGGCAACTGGTGCACGAGGAAGACCTGCTGATCGTTGTCAGCACTTACGGCGAAGGCGACCCGCCGCAGCCGGCGGCGGGCTTCTTCGAATTCGTCGAGGGCCGCAAGGCACCGAAGCTGCCGGGCCTGCGTTTTGCCGTGCTGGCGCTTGGCGATTCCACCTACGAACACTACTGCCAGGCGGGCAAACGGCTCGATCGGCGGTTAGAGGAACTGGGCGCGCGGCGGATCAGCGACCGGGTCGATTGCGATGTCGATTACGAGGATGCCGCCGCCGCGTGGACGCAGGCCGTCATCGCGCAGATTGCCGCTGTGGCCCCGCAAGGAGCGATACCCGCCGCGGTCCTGCCCGGCAGCGCTATCGCCGCTGCCAGGCACGACAAGCGCAATCCGTTTCCTGCCGCGGTAATCGAGAACATCGCCATCGTCGGGCGCGGATCGACCAAGGAAACCCGCCACGTTGAATTCTCGCTCGCCGGCTCCGCGCTCGCTTACGAACCCGGCGATGCGCTCGGCATCGCCGCCGAGAACGATCCGGCAGTGGTCGCCGCGCTGCTCGGCGCGCTATCCCTGCCCCCCGACGCTGCATTGGAGATCAAGGGGCAGACCCTGACTCTAGGCGAGGCGCTGACCCGGCGCTTTGAAATCACGGCCGCAACCCCGCGCTTTCTCGACTACTGGGCCATGTTGAGCGAGGCAACTGCGCTCAGGCAGTTGCAGGATGCGGACAGGCCGGGCGAACGCGCGGTATTCCTGCGGACGCATCATATTGTCGATATCGTCCGCCGGTTTCCTGTTGGCGCAGTCATGCCGCAAGGCCTGGTGTCGGCACTGCGCCCCTTGCAGCCGCGGCTCTATTCGCTCGCATCGAGTTTGTCGGCAGCGCCTGACGAAGCACATCTGACGGTGGCGCCCGTGCGCTACGCGCTGCACGGGGAGCAGCGCAGCGGGGTGGCTTCCGGGCTTCTGGCCGACCGCGCCGACCCCGACACTGTCCTGCCGATCTATGTCCAGGCCAATCCGCATTTCCGTCTGCCTGCAGACGATGTCCCGATCATCATGATTGGAGCAGGCACGGGTGTCGCGCCCTATCGCGCCTTTCTGCAGGAGCGCGAGGCGAGGGGAGCCGCGGGCCAGAGCTGGCTGTTCTTGGGCGAACGCAATTTCCGCACCGATTTTCTCTACCAGACCGAATGGCAGGCCTGGCTGAAGGATGGCACGCTTGGCCGGATGGATGTCGCCTTTTCGCGCGATGGGCAGGAGAAGGTCTATGTCCAGCACCGAATGCGCGAGCGCGCTCGTGACATCTTCGCGTGGCTGGAGGACGGCGCGCACGTCTATGTCTGCGGCGATGCTGCTCATCTGGCTCCCGATGTCCATGCGGCGCTAGTCGAGATCGTGGCGAGCGAAGCGCGCACAGGATGCGAGGCAGCCGAGGACTATGTCCGCTCGCTCCAGGCCGATCACCGCTACCAGCGCGACGTCTATTGA
- a CDS encoding DUF6306 domain-containing protein produces the protein MNEPTSPPCGAADADDVYMGYAGRDEIVAALNELLEAERAGARVAAESAKTRSPAGFAELMRHVRADEAHWCAMLDRHIRCLDGSPSHSTGDFHARAMAIADPVERLSFLNRGQQWVVRKLEALMPRIRDDRLHADLAEMAQRHRDNVAAAEDFLGRLQSRK, from the coding sequence ATGAACGAACCTACCTCCCCACCCTGCGGTGCGGCCGATGCCGACGACGTCTACATGGGATATGCGGGGAGGGACGAAATTGTCGCCGCCCTCAACGAATTGCTGGAGGCAGAAAGGGCCGGTGCGCGGGTCGCGGCCGAGAGCGCGAAAACAAGATCACCTGCCGGATTTGCCGAACTGATGCGGCACGTGCGTGCAGACGAGGCGCACTGGTGCGCGATGCTCGATCGGCATATCCGGTGTCTTGACGGATCGCCATCGCACAGCACCGGAGACTTTCACGCCAGGGCGATGGCCATTGCCGATCCGGTCGAACGGCTGTCCTTTCTCAACCGCGGACAGCAGTGGGTGGTGCGCAAGCTGGAGGCGCTGATGCCCCGGATACGCGATGACCGGCTTCATGCCGATCTGGCCGAGATGGCGCAAAGGCATCGTGATAACGTAGCGGCAGCCGAAGATTTTCTGGGGCGACTGCAATCCCGGAAATAG
- a CDS encoding DUF488 domain-containing protein: MGTLSLKRAYVPPDPNDGIRLLIDRLWPRGVSRSEAAIDCWMKEIAPSVPLRKWFGHDPARFAEFSERYREELDENPEAVAQLCDMVRQHDVTLVYAARDPHINHARVLAEYLAEHECSPNATT, encoded by the coding sequence ATGGGCACTCTAAGCCTGAAACGGGCCTATGTACCGCCTGACCCAAACGATGGCATTCGGCTTCTCATCGATAGGCTCTGGCCGCGCGGCGTCAGTCGAAGCGAGGCTGCAATTGACTGCTGGATGAAAGAAATTGCGCCGTCTGTGCCGCTGCGCAAATGGTTCGGACACGACCCTGCCCGATTTGCTGAATTCAGCGAGCGATATCGCGAGGAACTGGATGAAAACCCGGAAGCCGTCGCACAGTTATGCGACATGGTGCGCCAGCATGACGTGACGCTGGTCTACGCTGCTCGGGACCCTCACATCAATCATGCTCGCGTCTTGGCGGAATACCTGGCTGAACACGAATGTTCACCCAACGCTACGACCTGA
- a CDS encoding glutathione S-transferase family protein, whose product MGLLIDGIWHDEWYDTKSTGGRFVRKDSAYRNWVTPDGAPGPSGDGGFAAEAGRYHLYVSLACPWAHRTLFMRVLKGLEQMIDISIVNWVMLERGWTFDDAPGVIADPIHHAQCLHQIYTAADPHYTGRVIVPVLWDKKTGRIVNNESSEIMRMLGTSFDHLGARPGDYYPEDHRAEIDALNQRIYDTVNNGVYRAGFATTQDAYAEAIGPLFETLDWLEERLETRRYLLGDRLTEADIRLFTTLIRFDPVYVGHFKCNLRRIVDYPNLWRFTREIYHLPGVVGTVNMQHIKGHYYQSHRTINPTGIVPLGPEIEY is encoded by the coding sequence ATGGGTCTGTTGATCGACGGCATCTGGCATGACGAATGGTACGATACGAAGTCGACCGGCGGCCGCTTTGTCCGCAAGGACAGTGCTTACCGCAATTGGGTGACGCCTGACGGTGCCCCGGGTCCCAGCGGGGATGGCGGCTTTGCTGCGGAGGCCGGGCGCTATCATCTTTATGTGAGTCTCGCCTGTCCCTGGGCACACCGCACTCTGTTCATGCGGGTGCTGAAGGGGCTGGAACAGATGATCGATATATCGATCGTCAACTGGGTCATGCTGGAGCGCGGCTGGACCTTCGACGATGCCCCGGGCGTTATTGCCGACCCCATTCATCACGCACAGTGCCTGCACCAAATCTACACCGCGGCAGACCCCCATTATACCGGGCGAGTTATCGTTCCCGTGCTGTGGGACAAGAAAACCGGGCGCATCGTGAACAACGAATCGTCGGAAATCATGCGTATGCTGGGCACTTCCTTCGATCATCTCGGCGCGCGACCGGGCGACTATTATCCCGAAGATCATCGGGCGGAGATCGACGCGCTGAACCAGCGGATCTACGACACGGTGAACAATGGAGTGTACCGGGCGGGTTTCGCCACCACGCAGGACGCATATGCCGAGGCGATCGGTCCATTGTTCGAAACGCTGGACTGGCTGGAAGAGCGGCTGGAAACTCGGCGTTACTTGCTGGGAGATCGGTTGACCGAGGCGGACATCCGCCTGTTCACCACGCTGATCCGGTTCGATCCGGTCTATGTTGGGCATTTCAAGTGCAACCTGCGACGGATTGTCGATTATCCCAACCTGTGGCGATTCACCCGTGAGATCTACCATCTGCCGGGTGTAGTCGGAACGGTGAACATGCAGCACATCAAGGGCCACTATTACCAGAGCCACCGTACCATCAATCCGACCGGGATAGTGCCACTGGGCCCGGAAATCGAATACTGA
- a CDS encoding DUF302 domain-containing protein, producing the protein MSYYFATTLETDFEGAVQRATEALKAHGFGIITQIDVRDTFKNKLGVDFRNYRILGAYNPQLAHEALQIEDKVGTMLPCNVVVQDAGGGKIEVAAIDPVASMMAIDNPELKRAAERVRDKLRSAIESL; encoded by the coding sequence ATGAGCTATTATTTTGCCACGACGCTGGAGACTGATTTCGAGGGTGCGGTGCAACGTGCTACCGAAGCGCTGAAAGCGCATGGCTTCGGGATCATCACCCAGATCGACGTCAGGGATACGTTCAAGAACAAGCTTGGGGTCGATTTTCGGAATTACCGCATCCTCGGTGCGTACAATCCGCAGCTGGCGCACGAAGCGCTCCAGATCGAGGACAAGGTTGGCACCATGCTGCCATGCAATGTCGTCGTTCAGGACGCAGGTGGAGGGAAAATCGAGGTTGCAGCGATAGATCCGGTAGCCTCGATGATGGCTATCGATAATCCGGAACTGAAGCGTGCAGCTGAGCGAGTGCGCGACAAACTGCGCAGCGCAATTGAAAGCCTTTAA
- a CDS encoding RNA polymerase sigma factor, with amino-acid sequence MTALRRIDYAAMDDRSLAALIAARDANAVRQVTALNNQRLFRAAWSILKSRADAEDAVQSAYLKAFAAITSFTGASSLSTWLTRIVINEALGKLRSDRRRRTRLDPDSVIDLEQYREALMRGSATANDPDRELALKQVRQMIEQAVARLPAQYRLVFVLRDIEGMSVDEAAKALDVVPATVKTRLFRARQLLQHELEPELRPTLDGAFPFAGADCAGLTGRLLDTLAWECPGDR; translated from the coding sequence ATGACTGCATTGCGCCGGATCGACTATGCGGCAATGGACGACAGATCGCTTGCCGCGCTCATCGCCGCCCGCGATGCCAATGCTGTCCGGCAGGTGACCGCGCTCAACAACCAGCGCTTGTTTCGCGCAGCATGGTCTATCCTCAAGTCTCGCGCCGATGCTGAGGATGCGGTGCAGTCTGCCTATCTCAAGGCCTTCGCCGCGATAACCTCGTTCACAGGTGCGTCCTCGCTTTCGACCTGGCTGACGCGGATCGTCATCAATGAGGCGCTGGGCAAACTCCGGTCAGACCGGCGCAGGCGTACGCGGCTCGATCCAGATTCCGTCATCGATCTGGAGCAATACAGAGAGGCACTGATGCGTGGCTCGGCGACTGCAAACGATCCCGACCGGGAACTGGCCCTGAAGCAGGTCAGGCAGATGATCGAACAGGCAGTCGCCCGACTGCCGGCACAGTACCGTCTGGTCTTCGTCCTGCGAGATATCGAGGGCATGTCGGTCGATGAAGCGGCAAAGGCGCTCGATGTCGTGCCGGCGACCGTGAAGACCCGGCTGTTTCGTGCTCGCCAACTCCTGCAACACGAACTTGAACCCGAACTCAGGCCGACTCTCGACGGAGCTTTCCCGTTCGCCGGCGCGGATTGCGCCGGCCTCACAGGCAGGCTGCTGGACACGCTGGCTTGGGAATGTCCCGGCGACAGGTAA